Proteins encoded together in one Dechloromonas sp. HYN0024 window:
- a CDS encoding indolepyruvate ferredoxin oxidoreductase family protein, whose translation MAADNEKKVFTPFTQEEGDIHLGGIDALVRLTLDQVRTDARRGLKTGMFVSGYRGSPVGMLDNALLKQQKTLLANNIHFVDGLNEDLAATAVWGTQMLHTVGQQKFDGVTGLWFGKAPGVDRSGDALKHANYTGIGKNGGVLAIAGDDPSCKSSSLCSQSEPMLYHVGIPSLYPANVQEILDYGLHGYNMSRMAGVWVGMKIVTNVADGTGTANISPDRLNFITPDLTFDGKPFTPNMNLGMNVRVEALEMEQSLYTRRHEVAKRYARANNLNNVVFPNPDAWIGIITAGKTYNDLNQAFLEMGLDDQALRHYGIRVLKMGMLFPMEPTIIREFAQGLEEIFVIEEKRPFLEMFAKQVLYGMANAPRIVGKFDEEEKELLPHYGEFESDIIVRALLKRLSRKTRIESAENWVKRLDEIHARNKLPTTNRTAWYCSGCPHNSSTVAPEGSLVSAGIGCHTMAMWMGRNVVMGTHMGAEGTQWIGMAPFTEAQHIFQNMGDGTYAHSGSLAIRYAASTGVNITFKLLRNDHTSMTGGQAIQGEVPVVNMINDLLANGVKKVIVTTDEPEKFAGITLPGGTEAWHRDHLDEAQKVLAATPGCTVLLHDQECAAELRRARSRGKAEEPVEVTVINERVCEGCGDCGEKSNCMSVEPVQTEFGRKTRIHQSSCNKDFSCVKGFCPSFLTITPNPAPASAGKKVKKGRIPLLDRELPTPVNKVDDSIGFSIHVMGIGGTGSVTVVATLANAARLEGKHVIGLDQTGLAQKGGAVISDIKISHAPFKGSNKISDGRSDLYLGFDILNATDPKNLDKCGNERTIAVVSTTQTPTGQMVSNRHVSFPAVNGLVAGINRVSRAEHNIFLDGQAMAEGLFGDAMATNNFMVGVAFQAGTIPLKAGSIEHAIKNSGVAVDMSLAAFRWGRMAVIDRAFVEAEIAKYKVGGDIALQPARKLSPIAQAIVDSIGTQGEVKRLAEIRVPELIAFQDDAYARRYADVVKRVVSAEQRAVPGQSALSEAAARYLYKLMAYKDEYEVARLHTDPALLAELDVQFPQGYSVKYNLAPPLLAKTDPATGLPQKQQYGAWMGKAFERVAKLKGLRGGGLDIFGKSEERYRERQLIEDYIAQLDDIIGKLNPANHAAAVALASVPDEIRGYGHVKEKSLAAAIALGAERRQAFMTASSTSGAQIA comes from the coding sequence ATGGCTGCAGACAACGAAAAGAAAGTTTTCACCCCCTTCACCCAGGAAGAAGGCGACATCCACCTGGGCGGTATTGACGCCCTGGTCCGCCTGACGCTCGACCAAGTGCGCACCGATGCCCGGCGCGGCCTGAAGACTGGGATGTTCGTCTCGGGTTATCGCGGTTCACCGGTCGGCATGCTCGACAACGCCCTGCTCAAGCAGCAGAAGACGCTCCTCGCCAACAACATTCACTTCGTTGACGGCCTCAACGAAGACCTCGCCGCGACGGCGGTGTGGGGTACCCAGATGCTGCACACGGTTGGCCAGCAGAAATTCGATGGGGTCACCGGCCTGTGGTTCGGCAAGGCACCGGGCGTGGACCGCTCGGGCGATGCCCTGAAACACGCCAACTACACCGGCATCGGCAAGAACGGCGGCGTGCTCGCCATTGCCGGCGATGACCCGAGCTGCAAGAGTTCGTCGCTGTGCTCGCAATCCGAGCCGATGCTCTACCACGTCGGGATTCCCTCGCTCTACCCGGCCAACGTCCAGGAAATCCTCGACTACGGTCTGCACGGCTACAACATGTCCCGTATGGCCGGTGTCTGGGTCGGCATGAAAATCGTCACCAATGTGGCTGATGGCACCGGCACCGCCAACATCTCGCCGGATCGCCTGAACTTCATCACCCCGGACCTGACGTTCGACGGCAAGCCCTTCACACCGAACATGAACCTCGGCATGAACGTGCGCGTCGAGGCGCTCGAGATGGAACAGTCGCTGTACACCCGTCGCCATGAAGTGGCGAAGCGTTACGCCCGCGCCAACAATCTCAATAACGTCGTCTTCCCCAACCCGGATGCGTGGATCGGCATCATCACCGCCGGCAAGACCTATAACGACCTCAACCAGGCCTTCCTGGAGATGGGCCTCGACGATCAGGCGCTGCGTCACTACGGTATCCGCGTCCTCAAGATGGGCATGCTCTTCCCGATGGAACCGACCATCATCCGTGAGTTCGCCCAGGGCCTTGAGGAAATCTTCGTCATCGAAGAGAAGCGTCCCTTCCTCGAAATGTTCGCCAAGCAGGTGCTCTACGGCATGGCCAACGCACCGCGCATCGTCGGCAAGTTTGATGAGGAAGAGAAGGAGTTGCTGCCGCACTACGGCGAGTTCGAATCCGACATCATAGTCCGCGCCCTGTTGAAGCGCCTGTCGCGCAAGACGCGCATCGAGTCGGCCGAGAACTGGGTCAAGCGCCTCGACGAAATCCACGCCCGCAACAAACTGCCAACGACCAACCGCACCGCCTGGTATTGCTCCGGCTGCCCGCACAACAGTTCCACCGTTGCCCCGGAAGGCAGCCTCGTCTCCGCCGGTATCGGCTGCCATACCATGGCCATGTGGATGGGCCGCAATGTCGTCATGGGCACCCACATGGGGGCCGAAGGCACGCAGTGGATCGGCATGGCACCGTTCACCGAAGCGCAGCACATCTTCCAGAACATGGGCGATGGCACCTACGCCCACTCCGGCAGCCTGGCCATTCGCTACGCCGCCTCGACCGGCGTCAACATCACCTTCAAGCTGCTGCGCAATGACCACACCTCGATGACCGGCGGTCAGGCCATCCAGGGCGAAGTGCCGGTGGTCAACATGATCAACGACCTGCTCGCCAATGGCGTCAAGAAGGTCATCGTCACTACCGACGAACCCGAGAAGTTCGCCGGCATCACCCTGCCGGGCGGCACCGAGGCCTGGCACCGTGACCACCTCGACGAAGCCCAGAAGGTGCTCGCCGCCACCCCCGGCTGTACCGTGCTCCTGCACGATCAGGAGTGTGCCGCCGAACTGCGCCGCGCCCGGAGTCGCGGCAAGGCCGAGGAGCCGGTGGAAGTCACCGTCATCAACGAGCGCGTCTGCGAAGGCTGCGGCGACTGTGGCGAGAAATCGAACTGCATGAGCGTCGAGCCGGTCCAGACGGAATTCGGCCGCAAGACGCGCATTCACCAGTCCTCGTGCAACAAGGACTTCAGTTGTGTGAAGGGCTTCTGCCCGTCCTTCCTGACCATTACCCCGAACCCGGCCCCGGCCAGTGCCGGCAAGAAAGTGAAGAAGGGCCGCATCCCGCTCCTTGATCGCGAATTGCCGACGCCGGTGAACAAGGTCGATGACAGCATCGGTTTCAGCATCCACGTCATGGGTATCGGCGGTACCGGTTCGGTCACCGTCGTCGCCACGCTGGCCAATGCGGCACGCCTTGAAGGCAAGCACGTCATTGGTCTGGACCAGACCGGTCTGGCCCAGAAGGGCGGGGCAGTCATTTCCGACATCAAGATTTCGCACGCACCGTTCAAGGGCTCTAACAAGATTTCTGATGGCCGTTCCGACCTCTATCTCGGTTTCGACATTCTCAACGCCACCGATCCGAAGAACCTCGACAAGTGCGGCAATGAGCGCACCATCGCGGTCGTCTCAACCACCCAGACGCCGACCGGCCAGATGGTGTCGAACCGCCATGTCAGCTTCCCCGCCGTCAATGGTCTGGTCGCCGGCATCAATCGGGTCAGTCGGGCCGAACACAACATCTTCCTCGATGGTCAGGCGATGGCCGAAGGTCTCTTTGGCGATGCCATGGCAACCAACAACTTCATGGTCGGCGTGGCCTTCCAGGCCGGCACCATTCCGCTCAAGGCCGGTTCGATCGAACATGCCATCAAGAACTCTGGCGTAGCGGTCGACATGAGCCTGGCGGCTTTCCGCTGGGGACGCATGGCCGTGATTGATCGCGCTTTTGTCGAAGCCGAGATTGCCAAATACAAGGTCGGTGGGGATATCGCGCTCCAGCCTGCACGGAAGCTCTCGCCAATAGCCCAGGCCATCGTCGATAGCATCGGTACGCAGGGCGAGGTTAAGCGTCTGGCTGAAATCCGCGTCCCCGAACTGATCGCTTTCCAGGACGATGCCTATGCCCGCCGCTACGCCGACGTGGTCAAACGTGTCGTCAGCGCCGAGCAGCGTGCCGTACCGGGTCAGAGCGCCCTATCCGAAGCGGCTGCCCGCTATCTATACAAGCTGATGGCCTACAAGGACGAGTACGAAGTCGCCCGCCTGCACACTGACCCGGCCTTGCTGGCCGAACTCGACGTGCAGTTCCCGCAGGGCTATTCGGTCAAGTACAACCTCGCCCCGCCGCTCCTGGCCAAGACCGATCCGGCCACCGGCCTGCCGCAGAAGCAGCAGTACGGCGCATGGATGGGCAAGGCCTTCGAACGCGTTGCCAAGCTCAAGGGTCTGCGCGGCGGTGGTCTGGACATCTTCGGCAAGAGTGAAGAGCGGTATCGCGAACGGCAGCTGATCGAGGACTACATCGCCCAACTCGACGACATCATCGGCAAGCTCAATCCGGCCAACCATGCCGCCGCCGTCGCCCTGGCCAGCGTACCGGACGAGATTCGTGGCTATGGGCATGTCAAGGAAAAAAGTCTGGCGGCGGCGATAGCCCTCGGCGCAGAGCGCCGGCAGGCTTTCATGACAGCTTCGTCCACCTCCGGGGCACAGATAGCCTGA
- the rpoH gene encoding RNA polymerase sigma factor RpoH: MTHALALPVPSAIGNIDAYIQVANRYPMLSEAEEIRLAERFHDEGDVEAARQLVLSHLRLVISIARGYLGYGLPHADLIQEGNIGLMKAVKRFDPTRGVRLVSFAMHWIKAEIHEYILKNWRLVKVATTKAQRKLFFNLRSLKSDYEATDTLSGTQAAEVAARLGVKQDEVVEMETRLSGRDIALEGNPDDGDEAFAPIDYLADSRYEPTRVLENKAVARLHEEGLHEALDTLDPRSRRIIEARWLPDGEAATLHDLAAEFDVSAERIRQIEVKALQKMRGALTPA, from the coding sequence ATGACCCACGCACTGGCGCTTCCCGTCCCGTCAGCCATTGGTAACATCGACGCCTATATTCAGGTGGCGAACCGTTATCCGATGCTGTCCGAGGCTGAGGAGATCAGGCTGGCCGAGCGTTTCCACGACGAAGGCGACGTGGAGGCAGCGCGGCAGCTTGTTCTTTCGCACCTTCGCCTCGTCATCTCGATTGCCCGCGGCTACCTTGGTTACGGCCTGCCGCACGCCGACCTGATCCAGGAAGGCAATATCGGCCTGATGAAGGCAGTCAAACGTTTCGACCCGACGCGCGGCGTCCGGCTGGTGTCGTTTGCCATGCACTGGATCAAGGCCGAGATTCACGAATACATCCTGAAAAACTGGCGTCTGGTCAAAGTGGCGACGACCAAGGCCCAGCGCAAGCTGTTCTTCAACCTGCGCAGCCTGAAGAGCGATTACGAAGCCACCGATACGCTGTCCGGCACCCAAGCCGCCGAGGTCGCCGCACGCCTGGGCGTCAAGCAGGATGAAGTGGTCGAGATGGAAACCCGTCTGTCTGGCCGCGACATTGCCCTTGAGGGCAACCCGGACGATGGCGACGAAGCCTTTGCACCGATCGATTACCTCGCCGACTCGCGCTACGAACCGACCCGCGTCCTCGAAAACAAGGCGGTCGCCCGCCTGCACGAGGAAGGCCTGCACGAAGCGCTGGACACCCTCGACCCGCGCAGCCGTCGCATTATCGAGGCACGCTGGCTGCCGGATGGCGAAGCGGCAACGCTGCACGACCTGGCCGCCGAGTTCGACGTTTCAGCCGAGCGGATTCGCCAGATCGAGGTCAAGGCCTTGCAGAAGATGCGCGGTGCGTTGACGCCTGCCTGA
- the napH gene encoding quinol dehydrogenase ferredoxin subunit NapH, producing MNDAKIKRAGAEAVAEKGWFGAHRWLILRRLSQFSILALFLAGPWFGQWVVKGNLAYSYTLGFLPLTDPYVALQSMATGHFPVTLGLIGLGIVLAFYFLVGGRVYCSWVCPLNVVTDAAGWLRARLGIKGSAQLGRTTRYWILAMTIVGSALTGVVLWELINPVSMLHRGIIFGMGAAWTVVLAVFLFDLFVISRGWCGRLCPVGAFYSLLGRWSLLRVSAPARAACNDCMDCFEVCPEPQVIRPALKGECKGIGPVILSPNCTNCGRCVDVCSKDVFTFSTRFNNRA from the coding sequence ATGAACGACGCCAAAATCAAACGTGCCGGGGCTGAGGCGGTGGCTGAAAAAGGCTGGTTTGGTGCGCATCGCTGGTTGATCCTGCGCCGTCTGTCGCAGTTCTCCATACTGGCCCTGTTTCTCGCCGGCCCATGGTTCGGCCAGTGGGTGGTCAAGGGCAATCTGGCCTACAGCTACACCCTGGGCTTCCTGCCGCTGACTGACCCTTACGTGGCCCTGCAATCGATGGCCACCGGACATTTTCCGGTGACGCTCGGTTTGATCGGGTTGGGTATCGTGCTGGCGTTCTATTTTCTGGTCGGCGGGCGGGTCTATTGTAGCTGGGTCTGTCCGCTCAACGTCGTTACCGATGCGGCTGGCTGGTTGCGTGCCCGCCTTGGTATCAAGGGTAGCGCCCAGCTTGGCCGTACGACGCGCTACTGGATACTGGCCATGACCATCGTCGGCTCGGCACTGACCGGGGTGGTGTTATGGGAGTTGATCAATCCGGTTTCGATGCTGCATCGCGGCATTATTTTCGGCATGGGGGCCGCATGGACCGTGGTCCTGGCTGTTTTCCTGTTCGACCTGTTCGTGATCAGTCGCGGCTGGTGTGGCCGTCTCTGTCCGGTCGGTGCCTTCTACAGCCTGCTTGGACGGTGGAGCCTGCTGCGCGTCTCGGCGCCGGCCAGGGCGGCCTGCAATGACTGCATGGACTGTTTTGAAGTCTGTCCCGAACCTCAGGTTATCCGGCCCGCGCTCAAGGGAGAGTGCAAGGGCATCGGGCCGGTTATTCTGTCGCCGAACTGCACCAACTGCGGGCGCTGTGTCGATGTCTGCTCGAAGGATGTATTTACCTTCAGTACGCGCTTCAATAATCGGGCTTGA
- the napG gene encoding ferredoxin-type protein NapG: MKTIKQNPAKRGAARRQFMFDSAKMVCGVGLLGLGLGLYAKQAKALPALALRPPGAGPEDDFLGACIRCGMCVRDCPYETLELARPEAPVATGTPYFTARNIPCEMCEDIPCIKACPTNALDHSLTDINKARMGLAVLIDHETCLNFLGLRCDVCYRVCPVIDKAITLDMVPNQRTGRHAMFLPTVHSEHCTGCGKCEKSCVLEEAAIRVLPAKLAKGVLGQHYRVGWDEKAKAGHSLIDESKMIDLPDRLPEGTVLPGHYDPASGHTATARGLPGSEAGAIPSLPPGLGGKP; encoded by the coding sequence GTGAAAACGATTAAACAAAACCCAGCCAAGCGTGGTGCAGCTCGCCGCCAATTCATGTTCGATTCGGCCAAGATGGTATGTGGGGTGGGCCTGCTCGGCCTTGGCCTCGGGCTTTACGCCAAACAGGCGAAGGCCTTGCCGGCACTGGCCCTGCGCCCACCCGGCGCCGGTCCGGAGGATGACTTTCTCGGGGCCTGCATTCGCTGTGGCATGTGTGTCCGCGACTGTCCCTATGAAACCCTTGAACTGGCCAGGCCGGAGGCGCCGGTGGCGACCGGAACGCCCTACTTCACGGCGCGCAACATTCCGTGCGAGATGTGCGAGGACATTCCCTGCATCAAGGCTTGCCCGACCAATGCCCTTGATCACTCGCTGACCGACATCAACAAGGCCAGGATGGGCCTTGCCGTGCTGATCGATCACGAAACCTGTCTCAACTTTCTTGGCCTGCGTTGCGATGTCTGTTATCGCGTCTGTCCGGTGATCGACAAGGCCATTACCCTCGATATGGTGCCTAATCAGCGCACCGGGCGCCACGCCATGTTCCTGCCGACGGTGCATTCCGAACACTGTACCGGCTGCGGCAAGTGCGAGAAATCCTGTGTCCTGGAAGAAGCCGCAATTCGCGTCCTGCCAGCCAAGCTGGCCAAGGGGGTGCTTGGCCAGCACTACCGGGTGGGCTGGGATGAAAAAGCCAAGGCCGGCCATTCGCTGATCGACGAATCGAAGATGATCGATCTACCTGATCGCCTACCCGAAGGCACCGTTCTGCCCGGTCACTATGATCCGGCCAGCGGCCATACGGCCACGGCGCGCGGCCTGCCGGGCAGCGAGGCGGGGGCCATCCCGAGCTTGCCACCAGGCCTCGGGGGCAAGCCATGA
- a CDS encoding TatD family hydrolase — protein sequence MLIDTHCHLDAAEFDADRDAVHARAVAAGVGKILVPAVAVNGFAKTREIVARYPGCLAAYGIHPLYVMQAEAGDLAVLRAWLVQEKPVAIGEIGLDHFVSEIDPVLQEHFFVEQLKLARDFDLPVLLHVRRAVDPVLKQLRRVGVCGGIAHAFNGSRQQADEFIKLGFALGFGGAMTFNGSTRIRELARTLPLDSIVLETDAPDIPPAWLNGGRNSPAELPRMADVLADLRGLTRAEVIAATANNVRRIVPGL from the coding sequence ATGTTGATTGATACCCACTGTCATCTCGATGCGGCCGAGTTCGATGCCGATCGTGATGCGGTGCATGCCCGGGCGGTAGCAGCTGGTGTCGGTAAAATCCTTGTCCCGGCGGTGGCTGTGAACGGTTTTGCCAAGACCAGGGAGATCGTGGCACGTTATCCCGGTTGCCTTGCCGCCTATGGCATCCACCCGCTATACGTGATGCAGGCCGAAGCGGGCGATCTTGCCGTTCTGCGTGCCTGGCTGGTGCAGGAAAAGCCTGTGGCGATTGGCGAAATCGGCCTTGATCACTTCGTCAGCGAGATTGATCCGGTGCTTCAGGAACATTTCTTTGTCGAGCAGCTCAAGCTGGCCCGTGACTTCGACCTGCCCGTGCTGCTCCATGTCCGGCGGGCCGTTGATCCCGTTCTCAAGCAACTGCGCCGGGTGGGGGTGTGCGGCGGCATCGCCCACGCCTTCAATGGCAGCCGGCAGCAGGCTGATGAATTCATCAAGCTCGGCTTTGCCCTCGGTTTTGGCGGGGCGATGACCTTCAATGGATCGACCCGTATCCGCGAACTGGCGCGAACGCTGCCGCTCGACTCCATCGTCCTTGAAACCGACGCACCGGACATCCCGCCGGCCTGGCTCAATGGTGGCCGCAATAGTCCGGCCGAATTGCCGCGTATGGCAGATGTCCTGGCTGACCTGCGTGGGCTTACTCGGGCCGAGGTCATCGCCGCCACGGCGAACAACGTCCGGCGCATCGTGCCCGGCCTTTGA
- a CDS encoding D-amino acid dehydrogenase: protein MKVLVLGAGVVGTTSAWYLARAGHQVTVIERQPVAGNETSFANGGQISVSHAEPWANPHALSRLLKWLGREDAPLLWRWRADPAQLAWGLRFLGECRPARTRRNMAAIVGMALYSRGCLQRLRRELALHYDHLERGILHIYTDPKEFASAIEAAKLMREFGLDRVTVDAAKCLALEPSLAGAKGLLVGGDYTPSDESGDAHKFTCQLAEHASAAGVGFRYETHIDHLVRAGGQISGVRIRGADGQLETVTADAYVVALGSYSPQLIKPLGITLPVYPAKGYSATLTLSEDSVAPTVSLTDDECRLVYSRLGNRLRVAGTAEFNGYNLDLNPVRCQALITRTRQLFPELKTVGEPEFWCGLRPATPSNVPIIGQTGYSNLWLNTGHGTLGWTMACGSAAALADMISGSRPEPDFPFLTC, encoded by the coding sequence TTGAAAGTACTCGTGCTGGGTGCCGGTGTCGTCGGCACGACAAGTGCGTGGTATCTCGCCCGGGCCGGGCACCAGGTGACGGTTATCGAGCGCCAGCCCGTTGCCGGCAACGAAACCAGTTTTGCTAATGGCGGCCAGATTTCCGTCTCACATGCCGAGCCGTGGGCCAATCCGCATGCCCTGAGCCGCCTGCTCAAATGGCTGGGGCGCGAAGATGCTCCGCTACTCTGGCGCTGGCGGGCCGATCCCGCACAACTGGCATGGGGGTTGCGTTTTCTCGGTGAATGCCGGCCGGCGCGGACTCGCCGCAACATGGCGGCAATTGTCGGTATGGCCCTCTATAGCCGTGGCTGTCTGCAGCGCCTGCGGCGTGAGCTGGCCCTGCACTACGATCATCTTGAGCGTGGCATCCTGCATATCTACACCGACCCCAAAGAGTTTGCGTCGGCCATCGAGGCGGCAAAGCTGATGCGCGAATTCGGGCTGGATCGGGTGACCGTCGACGCCGCCAAATGCCTGGCGCTCGAGCCATCGCTGGCCGGGGCGAAAGGTTTGCTCGTCGGTGGCGACTACACGCCGTCGGATGAATCGGGCGATGCCCACAAATTTACCTGCCAACTGGCCGAGCATGCATCGGCTGCCGGGGTCGGATTTCGTTATGAAACGCATATCGACCATCTTGTGCGGGCTGGCGGACAAATCAGCGGCGTCCGCATCCGTGGAGCAGACGGGCAGCTCGAAACGGTGACGGCGGATGCCTATGTTGTGGCTCTGGGCAGCTATTCGCCGCAGCTCATCAAACCACTCGGGATCACCCTGCCGGTCTATCCGGCCAAGGGTTATTCGGCGACGCTGACGCTGTCCGAGGACAGCGTCGCACCGACGGTCAGCCTGACCGATGACGAATGCCGGCTGGTGTACTCACGCCTTGGTAACCGTTTGCGCGTCGCCGGGACAGCCGAATTCAATGGCTATAACCTTGACCTCAACCCGGTCCGCTGTCAGGCGCTGATCACGCGCACCCGCCAGCTTTTTCCCGAGCTGAAAACAGTCGGCGAGCCGGAGTTCTGGTGCGGCCTGCGCCCGGCGACCCCGTCCAACGTGCCGATCATTGGTCAGACAGGCTATTCCAATCTATGGCTCAACACCGGCCACGGTACGCTGGGCTGGACGATGGCCTGCGGCTCGGCAGCAGCTTTGGCCGACATGATCAGCGGGTCCAGGCCCGAACCGGATTTTCCTTTTCTCACATGTTGA
- a CDS encoding bifunctional (p)ppGpp synthetase/guanosine-3',5'-bis(diphosphate) 3'-pyrophosphohydrolase — protein sequence MDSAPSPLPPADEEPAYRVFLDSLDYLSPADLEKIKAAYAYAAKAHANQRRMSGEAYITHPLAVAGAVVEWRMDGDAIAAALLHDVLEDTGTTKHELAEKFGKEVAELVDGLSKLDKMEFASYQEAQAENFRKMLMAMARDLRVVLIKLADRQHNLATMSAMRADKRARIARETLEIYAPIALRLGLNKLYRELQDTSFRLIHPHRAAVLTKALSMAHGNRKELLTRILDGINDKLAHAGLKAQVFGREKSLYSIFRKMKEKHLSFSQVLDIYGFRVVVDNVPTCYLALGALHGLFKPVPGKFKDYIAIPKANGYQSLHTTLIGPYGTPVEVQIRTREMHNVAQEGVAAHWLYKDMDESSADLQIKTHKWLQSLLEMQTSDSAEFFENVKIDLFPDEVYVFTPKGKIMAMPRGATVVDFAYAVHTDVGHHCSAARVNHELSPLRTDLRNGDLVEIITSPQTSPNPVWLTYVKTGRARSKIRHFLRTMQNEESARLGERLLRQELLSLGVVPISIPTTAWDQMVKAGGQKNIEEVYTEIGLGKRLPSVVARRLLAREDMSHDSPSGMTLAIHGTEGMAIQLARCCQPIPGDPIIGSIRKGSGLIIHTHDCPTIRKSRSAEPQKWIDVEWEPEEGKLFEIRIKVEVKNSRGVLAQVASAIAEAGSNIEHVAMDSDPERLFTSLRFTIQVAHRTHLASVMRGMRHIPEVTRITRERGGET from the coding sequence ATGGATTCTGCGCCGTCGCCTCTGCCGCCTGCTGATGAGGAACCCGCATACCGGGTTTTCCTCGATAGTCTCGATTATCTATCCCCCGCTGATCTAGAAAAAATCAAGGCTGCGTATGCCTACGCAGCCAAGGCGCACGCTAATCAGCGGCGCATGTCGGGGGAGGCCTACATCACGCATCCGCTGGCCGTCGCCGGCGCCGTCGTCGAGTGGCGGATGGATGGCGATGCGATTGCCGCTGCCTTGCTCCACGATGTGCTGGAAGACACCGGCACGACCAAGCACGAACTGGCCGAAAAATTCGGCAAGGAAGTCGCCGAACTGGTCGATGGCCTGTCCAAGCTCGACAAGATGGAGTTCGCTTCCTACCAGGAGGCGCAGGCCGAGAATTTCCGCAAGATGTTGATGGCCATGGCGCGCGACTTGCGCGTCGTGTTGATCAAGCTGGCTGATCGCCAGCACAATCTGGCCACGATGTCGGCCATGCGCGCCGACAAGCGTGCCCGCATTGCCCGCGAAACGCTCGAAATTTACGCCCCCATTGCTTTGCGGCTGGGGCTCAACAAGCTCTATCGCGAACTGCAGGACACCTCCTTCCGGCTCATTCACCCGCATCGCGCCGCCGTGCTGACCAAGGCGCTGAGCATGGCGCACGGTAACCGCAAGGAACTGCTGACGCGGATTCTCGATGGCATCAACGACAAGTTGGCGCATGCCGGCCTCAAGGCTCAGGTTTTCGGACGCGAGAAGAGCCTGTATTCGATCTTCCGGAAGATGAAGGAAAAGCACCTGTCGTTTTCGCAGGTGCTCGATATCTACGGTTTTCGCGTCGTTGTAGACAATGTCCCCACCTGCTATCTGGCGCTCGGGGCTCTGCACGGCCTGTTCAAGCCGGTGCCGGGCAAGTTCAAGGACTACATCGCGATTCCCAAGGCCAATGGCTACCAGTCGCTACACACGACCCTGATCGGTCCCTACGGCACGCCGGTTGAAGTGCAGATCCGCACCCGTGAAATGCACAACGTCGCGCAGGAAGGTGTGGCCGCCCATTGGCTGTACAAGGACATGGACGAGAGCAGCGCCGATCTGCAGATCAAGACGCACAAGTGGCTGCAGTCGCTGCTCGAAATGCAGACCAGCGACTCGGCCGAGTTCTTCGAGAACGTCAAGATCGATCTCTTCCCCGACGAGGTCTATGTGTTCACGCCCAAGGGCAAGATCATGGCCATGCCGCGCGGCGCGACGGTGGTCGATTTTGCCTATGCGGTGCACACCGATGTCGGTCATCACTGTTCGGCGGCGCGGGTCAATCATGAGCTTTCGCCGCTGCGTACTGATCTGCGTAATGGCGATCTGGTCGAGATCATCACCTCGCCGCAGACCAGCCCCAATCCGGTGTGGCTGACCTACGTCAAGACCGGGCGGGCGCGCAGCAAGATTCGTCATTTCCTCCGCACCATGCAGAACGAGGAGTCGGCCCGTCTTGGCGAGCGCCTCCTGCGGCAGGAACTGCTCTCGCTTGGCGTCGTGCCGATTTCGATTCCGACCACGGCCTGGGACCAGATGGTCAAGGCCGGCGGCCAGAAGAACATCGAAGAGGTCTATACCGAAATCGGTCTTGGCAAGCGTCTTCCATCCGTCGTCGCCCGTCGCCTGCTAGCCCGTGAAGACATGTCGCATGATTCGCCCAGCGGCATGACGCTGGCCATCCACGGCACCGAAGGCATGGCCATCCAGCTGGCGCGCTGTTGCCAGCCGATTCCCGGTGATCCGATCATTGGATCGATCCGCAAGGGCAGTGGCCTGATTATCCACACCCATGACTGCCCGACCATCCGCAAGTCGCGTTCGGCTGAGCCGCAAAAATGGATCGACGTCGAATGGGAGCCGGAAGAAGGCAAGCTGTTCGAGATCCGCATCAAGGTTGAGGTCAAGAACTCGCGTGGGGTGCTGGCGCAGGTGGCCTCGGCCATTGCCGAAGCCGGGTCGAATATTGAGCACGTGGCGATGGATTCCGATCCAGAGCGGCTGTTTACCTCCTTGCGATTCACCATCCAGGTCGCCCACCGCACGCATCTGGCCTCGGTCATGCGCGGCATGCGCCACATTCCCGAAGTCACCCGCATTACCCGTGAAAGGGGAGGCGAGACTTGA
- the rpoZ gene encoding DNA-directed RNA polymerase subunit omega, which yields MARVTVDDCLKKIPNRFMMTLAAAHRARQLANGATPLVDGEKHKPTVVALKEMSAGKIGLEVLNRGQS from the coding sequence ATGGCTCGCGTTACCGTTGATGACTGTCTGAAAAAGATTCCCAATCGCTTCATGATGACCCTGGCTGCCGCCCACCGCGCCCGTCAGCTGGCCAATGGTGCGACGCCGCTGGTCGACGGTGAAAAGCACAAGCCGACGGTTGTTGCACTGAAGGAAATGAGTGCCGGCAAGATCGGTCTGGAAGTGCTCAACCGCGGCCAGTCCTGA